The window GCCAGGATTTCCTGGCTCTCCGGAATCATCTTTTCTATCTGAAGGTCGTACTGGATCACCTCTTTCGGCAACTGGCCCGCGCGCACCGAGGCGCGATCATTGTCGATGACCTTGGCCCAGTCCGCCGTGGTCAGTGGCGCATCGGATCGCGCGCCGACCGTGGCCCGGTTTTGCGGCGGCACCATGCACCCCGCCAATGCGGTCGCGATGAACCAGGCTGCGAGACATCGGCATACTGTCGCTGTCATAGTGCCCTCCCCGTCATCACCGTGGATGACATTCCCAGTCGTTGTAGGTGGCCGGATTGATCGGCGTGAGTCCCGGAATCATGAAAACCGTGCACCTGAAGTGCCGTCCTTTGCCGGTCGTCGCGTCGTACTTCACCTCCTGCCCACCGAGCCCGTTCTTTTGTCCGTACTGGATATTGTCGATCGTGATCTCGTCCGACGAACCCAGCCCCAGCGTCTTCGCGGTCGAGTTCTGGACATGGATCATGTTCATCTGCGTGGTCCCGCAGGCCGACAGGATCAGACCGCTGGCGACGATCCCCACGGCGGTTCTGACTGCTTTGTGAATATCCATTTATTTGTTCCCGTTTCTTATTGATTGGGTCGGCGATCGACCTCACGCCGCGTCGCGATAAAGCGGCTTACGAACCCGGCGTATAGAAGCTCGACTGCAGCAGGTCGCCCACGGTGTCGTCCTTGTAAAGCGCCCAGACGAGCGCCGTCAGGCCCGATGCGTTGACCGCCAGCGCGGGCCAGGTCGCATCCTGCGGCTGTTGACCGAACAGCACAGGCGTGCCCCACGCACCGTTCGCGTAGCGGTTAGCGACGATGTCAGTGGAAGTCGCGGTGCTCGAATCCTGCCAGGCCACCGTCGCATTGCCCGCTGTATCGACGGCGATCTCCGGCTGCCGCGCGTTCAACTGGTATACGTGTGCGGTCAGTTGTTGTGTCGGCCCCCAGGCACCGTTCGCATCAGCCACGCTGGCCTGCAACGTGCCGTCCGGCCGGATCCACGTCACGGCCGCAATGCCTTGGTCGTTGATGGCCAGCTGCGGGGAATAACCGGCATCTGTCGTATCGACGAAGGGCGCCACCGGCTGCGCGGCCTGCCAGCCGGTGCCCGCGACATAGCGCTCGGACATCGTCGTGGTGTGCGCCTTGCTGTCGATATCGACCTCACCCCAGACCAGCGTGATGTTACCTTTCGCATCCATGCCGGCGGCCGGCGCGAAGACCGACTTGCCTGATGGACTGCCCGGTTCGAGTACCACCGGATTCGCATTGGCCCAGCCGTTGGACGGGTCGTAGGTTGTCGCCCACAACGCCGAATGCGTTTTGTCCGTCTGCCGCCATGCGAGCACCGCATTCCCCGACGAAGTCACCGAGAGATTCAACTCGACATTGTCGATGCCCTCTCCGCTGACGCCGATAACCGCCCCGGGGCCCGTCTGCACAAGCTGCACGATCTGCTCGGGAGACGACCACATACCGCCGACGGTATAGCGGCTCGTGAAGACGGCCGTATCGGCGACACCGGCCTTCTGCTGCCAGGCGACGATCGCGTTGCCCTTGCCGTCGATCCCCGCTGACCAGGCGTAGCTGGTCTCGTCGGGCGAGAGCTCCACCGCCGTGCCCCAGCCAGTCGCCGGATCGTAGGGCCGCGCCCACAGCCCGTACCCAGTGCCCGCAAGGAACTGTTGCCACAGCGCCACCGCATGACCATCGGCGCTGCCGACCAGCAGCGGCGCACTGGTCCCGGGAGCGTTCATGGCGTACGTGCCGTCGGACGTGTCGACGCGTGTCGGTGTCGCCCAGCCGGTGCCGGGGACATAGCGGCTCGACCACATCTCGTTGCCGAGGGAGCCATTCGGGCCGTTCGTCATCCATAGGGCGAGCGCGTTGCCCTGCGCATCGACGGTCACGGAGGGCAAAAATTCAGGACCCTTGCCGTCCACAGCGGCCGCAGCGGACCAACCCGCCTTGACGGTGCTGCCACCACTCGGGTTGGACGGATTACCCGGCGTCGAGGTCGTGCCGGTCGACCCCGATGCGGGACTGCCCGTCGGGTTGGACACATCGTCGCCGCCACAGGCGGACAACACGAGACAGGTCGCAACCGCAACCGCCGCGATGGATTTCATGGCTATCCCCAGATTAAAAAGGTCATACATCGTGCTGTCGAATCGACACAGCAGCGCACGCACGCCTGCCGCGCCTCTGCTGCGGCAACATTCGACGACGGGTAGGTTGTGCAGGTGATAAAACAATAAGCAATCGGTGGCCCCCATTTAAACAAGCCCACCGGTTATAACAATCCGGCGATGGGTAACTGTTGCCGATTTTATTTTTTGTTAAATCCCACTTTCACAAAACGAGCATTCCAGATAACTGTTAAATCAACGATGGATAATCAGTTAATGCAGGCCACATCTTAAGTTGGCCGCCGATTGGACGGGGTGCCATGGCGTCTCTATTTTGAGTGGATTTGCGTTGCGCGAGAACAGTATCGTCTATGCCACTCGTATAAACCCCGGTTAATTGATTCAGACCGTTAAATGACAATACAGGCAATTTCTCTTTTAACGTTCGACGCCAGTCGCGACTAACGAACGCCGTGCCAGGAGCTGCAACGTGTCCGACCTTTCCCGTTTGAGCATCCGTCGCTTTTCGACGGACTCCGCGCCCGCCGACGAACGTTTCGACGCCTGGGCCGCACACAGTACCTATTGCGATATGGCGACGACCTATCAATCGGCTCTGCCGTTCGACGCCCACCGCGAACGCGTCTCGATCGGCCCGCTGATTCTGGCCGGAAGGACCTGGCGGCACCCCGATCCGTCCGTCGCGTACGATTCAAAACGTACGCCGGCGCGCATCCGTGCCGATCAACGTGACTTCCATAGTTTCAGTCTGCAGATGAGCGGCACGGCCGTGCTGCGATCCGCCGCGTCGACAACGCTCAAGCGGCCCGGGGATCTGTATCTGCTGGATTTCGCGAGCCCGTTCGAGCGCATCATTACGCCAGGGAGCGAGATTTCCCTGTCCGTGCCCAGGGAATGGCTTCCGGCCGACACCGGGAGGTTGCACGGCTGTTCATTGACGCGGGGCGTCGGATCATTGTTCAGCGACTACCTCACGTCGCTGTACAACACCCTTCCCCAACTCACTCGCCGCGACGTACCGCACATTGTTCAGGCGACCACAGCGCTGCTGAAGGCGAGCCTTCAGCCGGAACTGGACACGCTGGTCGCCGCGCAGACACCGATTCGGGATCTGCTGCTTCATCGCGCCCAGCGCTATATCGATGACCACCTGCTCCAACCCGATCTGACGCCCGAAAAGATCTGCAGGGACGTGGGCCTGTCGCGAGCCATGCTCTATCGACTCTTCGAAAGCACCGGCGGGGTCATGCGCGAAATCCGCCACAGACGGCTGCAGCGGGTCTATCAGGTGTTGTCGTCGCCCGCTTGCCCCACGGAATGCATCCGGGAAATCGCATGGCGTCATGGCTTCACGGACGAAAAATACTTCTACCGGATTTTCAGGGCAGAGTTCGGCCATACGCCGCGCGAGACACTCGAACAGCAACGGCGCGAGACACGGACCACGCCATGTGGGGCGCCCCCGTCGCCCCACATGGACTGAATCTCTCCCTGAATCACGGTGTCAGGTCAGATGGCCTGGAGGACGTGCGCAACCCGGCGACCCGTTGAGAGAGCGTCTGACGAAGGGTACTCGCGGAGAAGGCGAGCAGGCCCCAACGCGTGTTCGCGATCTGCATGCTCCACACCGCCGTAAAGTTATCGCGGCTCCAATAGCCCTTGAAGTTCTCCGGCCCCACACCCATGTCGAGATCGAATCCTTGCTCAAACACCCATTTGACACTCGCCTCCATGGCGATGGTGCCCGGGGCGAACTTGCCATGCTTCGGATCGAAGCTTCCAATGACGCCGTCGATGCAACGCTTGCCTAGCCCGAGCACGTTGACGGCGACCGCTGCGCCATCGAGAGACACCACCAGCAGGCGCGCGAGGACGTCATCCTGTCGCTGGTTCAACAAGTCGATGAGGAAATCGCGGTAGTCATTCGAGAACAGCCACTCTCCCTTCTTGCCGACACGATCCGCCCACTCGCGCTTGCACGCCAGCATCCAGTCGACCATCTTTTCGTTCTCGGCTGCGTCGTCGGGACCCAGCACACGTATTTCCACCTCGCCCTGTTTCTCAAGACGACGTTGGCGTGCGCCGGGCTTTCTTCCCGAGAGCATGCCGAGCGAAGCGCAATAGGCACCCCAGTCGTTTTCCGAGCGCAACTTTGCGACTGCGGAAAAATGTTGTCTCGCGACCATGACGCGTCGGTGATGCGACGCAAGGCTGTGCAGATCGGAATTTACGCTGAGGTAAGGCAACAGAATGATGTCGGAATCGCAACGTTGATGCGCTGCGCGCCACAACTGCTCGACGACAGCGAATGTCGAAGGCCCATCCTCCACAAGAACGCTCGTGTGATCGGTGGCTTCAGGACTCAGCGGGCGAAGAACGGTCCAGAAAAATTTCCTGTAGCTCACAAGCGGCCATACGGCGACAAGCCGCCCGTTCTCACGCAAAAGGATAATGCGCAGTTTTCTCGCGCGCGGCCTGGCGATACGTAGCCAGCAAAGCCAGCAAACCGTGAAGGCTTGATGATGGCGGCCGTTTGCTCCCGACCAGAGCGCGTCCCACTCCTCTCGCAACGCGTAGAACTCCGTGGGATTCGTGATTACCTTCAATTGCAGAGTGGCGGCATTCATAAAGGTTCGAGAAATGTTATCCAGATCGATCGGCGTTCGGCAGCGACTGCCGGACACGCCGATCCCCTCGCCACCCGCCAGCCCCTGCCTCGTGCTTGCCTCGGTGACCGCACTCCCTTGCGTCACGAACACGTTGTCGATTGGGATCGACGCACTGTGTTCTAACTCATCCAGACTTCCTCACTCCAACATGCCGCACGCGCACGATATCGTTCGAGCACGCGTTCGAGCGTCGACAAGCGGTCCTCGTCATCGAGGCTCGCAAGACGCCGCTTGCCACGCGCGATCATCTCCTGGCGTAACGCGGGCTGCTCGATCAGCCTGTAGAGCGCGTCCGCCATGCTGTCGGGTCGAGCCAGATCGATCAGGAGTCCCGCGTCGCCGACCTGCTCGCGCAGCGTCTCGAGGTCCGGGTAAAGCACCGGTACGCCCAGGCTGAACGCCTCGAGCGGCGGCAGATTGGTTGGGCCGAAATAGGTGGGCATCACCAACGCGATCGACTGGCGATACAGGTAGGGCACGTCTTCATCCGGAACGAACCCGAGGAAGAACACGCGGTCGCTCAGACCGAGATCGGCGGCGACCGAACGCACATATCGCATATTGCCGAAATCTCTTCCGGTGAAGACAGCGCCTACACGGATGCCGTAGCGAGATTCCAGCATGTGCAGCCCCTTCAACAGAAACACGTGGTTCTTGTGCGACCAGAACTGCGCCGGATAGTAAACGTATTGAAAATCGCGCGGCATGTCGTACTTCGTCCGAACATCGATGAAGTTCTCCGCGTACGCCTCGTCGGAAAGTACGGTGGCGCGCGCAGGCGAGAATGGCATCAAATGCACGCGCTCGCTGTCGACGCAATATCGCCTGACCACATTCTCGCGGCCTGCCCGGGAATCGACAAAGATGCCGCTCGCCTTCTTCAAGGCGGATTCGTAAAGCAATTCGCGGCGTTCGAATTCGTGCCTGATCCGGACTTCGGGAAATTCGACTTCGTCACGATGCGACAGATCCCAAACAGTGAACAGGTAGTTGAATCGGTCGATCTGCAGTGCAAGGTAGGATGGCGTTGTAAAGTACACGATATCCGCGCGCATCAGCGAAAGCAGGCGGTCTACCGAAGTAATCCTGCCCGGTTGCCGCAGCAACGCGCGCGGGCCTCCCAGGTTATAGATCGAACCGAGTCTCGCCGCCAGCCCGCGCAGGCGATGCACTGGAAAGAAGACGGCTTCGATGCCGCTGCGTCGCAAGTCGTCGATATTGGATCGCCGCGTCGCCACGA is drawn from Burkholderia sp. 9120 and contains these coding sequences:
- a CDS encoding glycosyltransferase family 1 protein, giving the protein MKNLNGFLERSIRIVAFIDYDQGFGGGYQQAKNAALLLKKLPSELCAVEFVATRRSNIDDLRRSGIEAVFFPVHRLRGLAARLGSIYNLGGPRALLRQPGRITSVDRLLSLMRADIVYFTTPSYLALQIDRFNYLFTVWDLSHRDEVEFPEVRIRHEFERRELLYESALKKASGIFVDSRAGRENVVRRYCVDSERVHLMPFSPARATVLSDEAYAENFIDVRTKYDMPRDFQYVYYPAQFWSHKNHVFLLKGLHMLESRYGIRVGAVFTGRDFGNMRYVRSVAADLGLSDRVFFLGFVPDEDVPYLYRQSIALVMPTYFGPTNLPPLEAFSLGVPVLYPDLETLREQVGDAGLLIDLARPDSMADALYRLIEQPALRQEMIARGKRRLASLDDEDRLSTLERVLERYRARAACWSEEVWMS
- a CDS encoding helix-turn-helix domain-containing protein, with the translated sequence MSDLSRLSIRRFSTDSAPADERFDAWAAHSTYCDMATTYQSALPFDAHRERVSIGPLILAGRTWRHPDPSVAYDSKRTPARIRADQRDFHSFSLQMSGTAVLRSAASTTLKRPGDLYLLDFASPFERIITPGSEISLSVPREWLPADTGRLHGCSLTRGVGSLFSDYLTSLYNTLPQLTRRDVPHIVQATTALLKASLQPELDTLVAAQTPIRDLLLHRAQRYIDDHLLQPDLTPEKICRDVGLSRAMLYRLFESTGGVMREIRHRRLQRVYQVLSSPACPTECIREIAWRHGFTDEKYFYRIFRAEFGHTPRETLEQQRRETRTTPCGAPPSPHMD
- a CDS encoding GNAT family N-acetyltransferase codes for the protein MFVTQGSAVTEASTRQGLAGGEGIGVSGSRCRTPIDLDNISRTFMNAATLQLKVITNPTEFYALREEWDALWSGANGRHHQAFTVCWLCWLRIARPRARKLRIILLRENGRLVAVWPLVSYRKFFWTVLRPLSPEATDHTSVLVEDGPSTFAVVEQLWRAAHQRCDSDIILLPYLSVNSDLHSLASHHRRVMVARQHFSAVAKLRSENDWGAYCASLGMLSGRKPGARQRRLEKQGEVEIRVLGPDDAAENEKMVDWMLACKREWADRVGKKGEWLFSNDYRDFLIDLLNQRQDDVLARLLVVSLDGAAVAVNVLGLGKRCIDGVIGSFDPKHGKFAPGTIAMEASVKWVFEQGFDLDMGVGPENFKGYWSRDNFTAVWSMQIANTRWGLLAFSASTLRQTLSQRVAGLRTSSRPSDLTP